A stretch of the Larimichthys crocea isolate SSNF chromosome IX, L_crocea_2.0, whole genome shotgun sequence genome encodes the following:
- the LOC104920094 gene encoding T-box-containing protein TBX6L — protein sequence MEHISDPKSNLSMPRPTPVADSYQQGCIRMTLENADLWKSFHSIGTEMIITKHGRRMFPHCSISLSGLQPFANYVIMVDMVPVDSFKYKWKKEQWEVAGKAEPQPPCRTYMHPDSPAPGSHWMKQSLSFLKMKLTNNTLDQHGHIILHSMHRYYPRFHVTQADSPYTVRWGPFQTFSFPETTFTAVTAYQNPKITKLKIDHNPFAKGFREGGTHSHSKRCRPNRSPPAKRVALDRKALCNSPPGLQRMPSTSQTVETEKNQASTQQSLKAGDLSAWALEQDPSESLHAEPLERHEYDYSCEEQMVPASMAYQPYRSADYARFPMHPNDADAALTTVHPAPHPLATAEHNAQQHGYYHHPHHHSHAADWSQYPLFSYSCW from the exons AGTAGCTGACTCATACCAGCAGGGCTGCATCAGGATGACCCTGGAGAATGCTGATCTCTGGAAGTCCTTTCACAGCATTGGAACAGAGATGATTATAACAAAGCATGGAAG gagGATGTTTCCACACTGCAGCATCTCTCTGTCTGGGCTCCAACCTTTTGCCAATTATGTCATAATGGTGGATATGGTCCCTGTAGACAGCTTCAAATACAAG TGGAAAAAGGAGCAGTGGGAGGTCGCGGGGAAGGCAGAGCCCCAGCCCCCATGTCGGACATACATGCACCCGGATTCTCCTGCCCCAGGAAGTCATTGGATGAAGCAGTCGTTGTCTTTTCTCAAGATGAAGCTCACTAACAACACTTTGGACCAGCACGGCCAT ATCATCCTGCACTCTATGCACCGCTACTACCCCAGGTTTCATGTTACCCAGGCAGACAGTCCTTACACTGTCCGTTGGGGCCCATTTCAAACCTTCTCCTTCCCAGAGACGACCTTCACTGCAGTGACTGCTTACCAAAACCCAAAG ATCACCAAATTGAAGATTGACCACAACCCCTTTGCCAAGGGATTCAGGGAGGGAGGCACCCACTCGCACAGTAAAAG GTGTCGTCCAAATAGAAGCCCTCCTGCTAAAAGAGTCGCACTGGACAGAAAAGCTCTCTGCAACAGTCCACCAG GCCTGCAGAGGATGCCCTCCACCTCTCAGACagtggagacagagaagaatCAGGCCTCCACACAGCAGTCATTGAAGGCGGGTGACCTTTCAGCCTGGGCTCTGGAGCAGGACCCATCTGAGAGTCTACATGCTGAGCCCCTGGAGCGCCACGAGTATGACTACAGCTGTGAGGAGCAGATGGTGCCTGCATCCATGGCATACCAACCCTACAG ATCTGCAGACTACGCCAGATTTCCGATGCATCCCAATGATGCAGATGCAGCGCTCACCACCGTCCATCCTGCACCTCATCCACTCGCCACAGCTGAACACAATGCCCAACAGCACGGCTACTACCACCATCCTCACCACCACAGCCATGCGGCGGATTGGAGCCAGTATCCACTCTTCTCCTACTCCTGCTGGTGA
- the ccdc74b gene encoding coiled-coil domain-containing protein 74B isoform X1, whose product MSSYNLPPVRHLPQWTRVGGLGKPRSPRRLPANHLQPLPAVPPADRGVGRAAAAAAEVSCHNDTDPRVASMQRNIQFLQQQHKETLEKLHAEIDYLRRENKELQYKLIMEPPKSTRKGMTHSRRGIRPPTQGSEARTGLYLEEQLQDTRPIQDQALRSFEGDSETLGSARQDHIREVKGGLITSLQPLRIHSSPSHPPRAPTLQECEVIIRQLYSANSLQSQEIVRVKALLRDIVLSKKITPENYILTKAYLVDGTHKSSEEKKFPKLSLQTFPEKASGPPKSGVVLPALKQSLGSTIADRQRRTRAVQRDRFKRTVQ is encoded by the exons atgtcaagttATAACCTTCCACCGGTGAGGCATTTGCCACAATGGACCCGAGTAGGTGGCCTCGGGAAGCCCCGCTCTCCACGGCGTTTACCGGCGAACCATCTCCAGCCGCTACCTGCTGTCCCGCCGGCGGACAGAGGAGTggggagagcagcagcagcagcagcagaggtgtcCTGTCACAACGACACGGACCCCCGCGTCGCATCAATGCAGAGGAATATCCAGTTCCTTCAGCAACAGCACAAGGAAACCCTTGAGAAGCTCCATGCAGAGATAGACTATCTCAGACGGGAGAATAAAG AGTTGCAGTATAAGCTGATAATGGAGCCTCCAAAATCAACTAGGAAAG GAATGACACACAGTCGACGAGGTATAAGACCCCCCACTCAGGGTAGCGAAGCCCGTACAGGACTGTACCTGGAGGAGCAGCTACAGGACACACGACCCATACAGGACCAAGCACTAAG AAGCTTTGAAGGGGACAGCGAAACTCTGGGATCTGCCAGACAGGACCACATCCGGGAGGTGAAAGGGGGCCTCATCACCTCATTACAGCCTCTACGAATTCACAGCAGTCCCTCCCATCCGCCGCGTGCTCCcacactacaggagtgtgagGTCATCATTCGGCAGCTTTACAGCGCTAACAGTTTACAATCTCAGGAA ATTGTACGTGTGAAGGCATTGCTGAGAGATATTGTTTTGAGCAAGAAAATCACCCCAGAAAACTACATTTTGACCAAGGCCTATCTTGTTGATGGCACTCA CAAATCctcagaagaaaagaaatttcCAAAACTTAGTCTTCAAACATTTCCGGAAAAAGC GTCTGGACCCCCTAAGTCTGGGGTGGTCCTCCCAGCCCTTAAACAGAGCCTCGGCTCCACAattgcagacagacaaaggagGACCCGTGCTGTGCAGAGAGACCGTTTCAAAAGAACAGTGCAGTGA
- the crkl gene encoding crk-like protein, producing the protein MSTARFDSADRSAWYFGPVSRQEAQNRLQGQRHGMFLVRDSSTCPGDYVLSVSENSKVSHYIINSLPSKRFKIGDQEFEHLPALLEFYKIHYLDTTTLIEPAPRYPSTVSCPIQPMSAPEENLEYVRTLYDFTGSDAEDLPFKKGEILIILEKPEEQWWSAKSKEGRVGMIPVPYVEKLVRPSPHPGQPSHGSRNSNSYGIPEPSHALVHAYAQPQTPSPLPPGTPGAVTNPLPSMQNGPVMAKAIQKRVPCAYDKTALALEVGDIVKVTRMNINGQWEGEVNGRRGLFPFTHVKIIDPQNPDESD; encoded by the exons ATGTCAACTGCTCGGTTTGATTCAGCTGATAGGTCCGCCTGGTATTTTGGACCAGTGTCACGACAAGAGGCACAGAATAGGTTACAAGGACAGAGACATGGCATGTTTCTTGTTCGAGACTCGTCGACCTGCCCGGGCGACTACGTCCTGTCAGTATCTGAAAACTCCAAAGTGTCTCACTATATCATCAACTCATTGCCTAGCAAAAGGTTTAAGATAGGCGACCAAGAGTTTGAGCACCTCCCTGCTCTCCTGGAGTTCTACAAAATCCACTACCTGGATACGACCACGCTGATAGAGCCAGCCCCCAG GTACCCAAGCACAGTGAGTTGTCCCATCCAGCCCATGAGTGCCCCAGAGGAGAACCTGGAGTATGTGCGGACTCTATACGACTTCACCGGCAGCGATGCGGAGGACCTTCCCTTCAAGAAGGGGGAGATCCTCATCATCCTGGAGAAGCCCGAGGAGCAGTGGTGGAGCGCCAAGAGTAAAGAGGGACGCGTTGGGATGATCCCTGTGCCCTATGTGGAGAAATTGGTACGACCCTCGCCTCACCCCGGCCAGCCTTCCCACGGATCTCGTAACTCCAACAGTTATGGGATCCCCGAGCCCTCCCACGCCCTCGTCCACGCCTACGCCCAGCCCCAGACACCTTCACCATTGCCCCCTGGCACACCTGGAGCAGTTACCAACCCTCTACCGTCCATGCAGAACGGCCCTGTCATGGCAAAGGCTATCCAGAAACGAGTGCCATGCGCCTACGACAAAACAGCTCTTGCTCTAGAG GTCGGCGACATCGTCAAGGTGACACGGATGAACATCAACGGTCAGTGGGAGGGAGAGGTGAACGGGCGGCGGGGTCTCTTCCCATTCACCCATGTCAAAATCATAGATCCCCAGAATCCGGATGAGAGTGACTGA
- the ccdc74b gene encoding coiled-coil domain-containing protein 74B isoform X2 — protein sequence MSSYNLPPVRHLPQWTRVGGLGKPRSPRRLPANHLQPLPAVPPADRGVGRAAAAAAEVSCHNDTDPRVASMQRNIQFLQQQHKETLEKLHAEIDYLRRENKELQYKLIMEPPKSTRKGMTHSRRGIRPPTQGSEARTGLYLEEQLQDTRPIQDQALSFEGDSETLGSARQDHIREVKGGLITSLQPLRIHSSPSHPPRAPTLQECEVIIRQLYSANSLQSQEIVRVKALLRDIVLSKKITPENYILTKAYLVDGTHKSSEEKKFPKLSLQTFPEKASGPPKSGVVLPALKQSLGSTIADRQRRTRAVQRDRFKRTVQ from the exons atgtcaagttATAACCTTCCACCGGTGAGGCATTTGCCACAATGGACCCGAGTAGGTGGCCTCGGGAAGCCCCGCTCTCCACGGCGTTTACCGGCGAACCATCTCCAGCCGCTACCTGCTGTCCCGCCGGCGGACAGAGGAGTggggagagcagcagcagcagcagcagaggtgtcCTGTCACAACGACACGGACCCCCGCGTCGCATCAATGCAGAGGAATATCCAGTTCCTTCAGCAACAGCACAAGGAAACCCTTGAGAAGCTCCATGCAGAGATAGACTATCTCAGACGGGAGAATAAAG AGTTGCAGTATAAGCTGATAATGGAGCCTCCAAAATCAACTAGGAAAG GAATGACACACAGTCGACGAGGTATAAGACCCCCCACTCAGGGTAGCGAAGCCCGTACAGGACTGTACCTGGAGGAGCAGCTACAGGACACACGACCCATACAGGACCAAGCACTAAG CTTTGAAGGGGACAGCGAAACTCTGGGATCTGCCAGACAGGACCACATCCGGGAGGTGAAAGGGGGCCTCATCACCTCATTACAGCCTCTACGAATTCACAGCAGTCCCTCCCATCCGCCGCGTGCTCCcacactacaggagtgtgagGTCATCATTCGGCAGCTTTACAGCGCTAACAGTTTACAATCTCAGGAA ATTGTACGTGTGAAGGCATTGCTGAGAGATATTGTTTTGAGCAAGAAAATCACCCCAGAAAACTACATTTTGACCAAGGCCTATCTTGTTGATGGCACTCA CAAATCctcagaagaaaagaaatttcCAAAACTTAGTCTTCAAACATTTCCGGAAAAAGC GTCTGGACCCCCTAAGTCTGGGGTGGTCCTCCCAGCCCTTAAACAGAGCCTCGGCTCCACAattgcagacagacaaaggagGACCCGTGCTGTGCAGAGAGACCGTTTCAAAAGAACAGTGCAGTGA